One Amycolatopsis sp. NBC_00355 genomic window carries:
- a CDS encoding SigE family RNA polymerase sigma factor: MHDRDREFRAYFEARAAVVRRTAFLLCGDWHWAEDLAQSALAKVYQHWGRLDRNGQVDAYVRKVLVRTLIDESRRRKRRPETVVDVVPEIAGTVTGLEEAMDVRHALAALPPKQRAAVVLRYWEDLPVAETAAALGCSEGTVKSQVSKALGALRRTLAARRTAVREGS, from the coding sequence GTGCACGATCGGGACCGGGAGTTCCGGGCGTACTTCGAGGCGCGGGCGGCCGTGGTGCGGCGGACCGCTTTCCTGCTGTGCGGTGACTGGCACTGGGCCGAGGACCTGGCGCAGAGCGCGCTGGCCAAGGTCTACCAGCACTGGGGGCGGCTGGACCGGAACGGGCAGGTCGACGCGTACGTGCGCAAGGTGCTCGTGCGGACCCTCATCGACGAGTCGCGACGGCGGAAGAGACGGCCGGAGACGGTCGTCGACGTCGTGCCCGAGATCGCCGGGACGGTGACGGGCCTCGAAGAGGCCATGGACGTCCGGCACGCGCTGGCGGCGCTGCCGCCGAAGCAGCGGGCCGCGGTCGTGCTGCGGTACTGGGAAGACCTGCCGGTCGCGGAGACGGCGGCGGCGTTGGGGTGCAGCGAAGGAACGGTCAAAAGCCAGGTGTCCAAAGCCTTGGGAGCGTTGCGGCGAACGCTGGCCGCGCGGCGGACCGCGGTGCGGGAGGGCTCGTGA
- a CDS encoding ABC transporter substrate-binding protein: MFGIARSSRVRARHAALALAAVAVLAAVTGCGALGTGTSNASSGGSGPEKPTLKVSILPTTDLGPFWLAQDSGYFKAEGLNVDAVIASSGQASLAKAISGDADIAFSTYPPFFTAKSTGAADMELVADATSVNAKSNAIVTVPNSPVKTIFDLAGSKIAITAKNTASDLLTRSVMQDHGVSYDKVKWVQIPLPNIASALQQGQADAAYLPEPYITQAAKTAGAIPVVDINSGATQGFPLTGYGATKKWVRDNPKTLAAFQRAMQKATHEATNDRAKVEPLLVRFAKIDEDTAKLLTLPGYGSTLDARRLQRVPDLLLQLGAIPSPIDVNSMIGPQTGK; this comes from the coding sequence TTGTTTGGAATCGCCAGGAGCAGCCGGGTCCGCGCCCGTCACGCCGCACTCGCTCTCGCGGCCGTCGCGGTCCTCGCAGCCGTCACCGGCTGCGGCGCACTCGGTACGGGCACCTCGAACGCTTCGTCGGGCGGCAGCGGCCCGGAAAAGCCGACGCTGAAGGTCTCCATCCTGCCCACCACGGACCTCGGGCCGTTCTGGCTGGCCCAGGACAGCGGCTACTTCAAGGCCGAAGGACTCAACGTCGACGCCGTGATCGCCTCCAGCGGCCAGGCCTCGCTGGCGAAAGCGATCTCCGGTGACGCCGACATCGCGTTCTCGACCTATCCCCCGTTCTTCACCGCGAAGAGCACCGGTGCCGCCGACATGGAACTGGTCGCCGACGCGACCTCGGTCAACGCGAAGTCCAATGCGATCGTCACGGTCCCGAATTCGCCGGTCAAAACGATTTTCGACCTGGCGGGCAGTAAGATCGCGATCACGGCCAAGAACACCGCGTCGGATCTGCTCACCCGCTCGGTGATGCAAGATCACGGCGTGAGTTACGACAAGGTCAAATGGGTGCAGATCCCGCTGCCGAACATCGCGTCCGCACTGCAGCAGGGCCAGGCCGACGCCGCGTACCTGCCGGAGCCCTACATCACGCAGGCCGCCAAGACGGCGGGCGCGATCCCGGTGGTCGACATCAACTCCGGCGCGACCCAGGGCTTCCCCCTGACCGGCTACGGCGCGACGAAGAAGTGGGTGCGGGACAACCCGAAGACCCTGGCCGCGTTCCAGCGCGCGATGCAGAAGGCCACCCACGAAGCCACGAACGACCGCGCCAAGGTCGAGCCGCTCCTGGTCCGCTTCGCCAAGATCGACGAAGACACGGCCAAGCTCCTCACACTGCCGGGCTACGGCTCGACCCTGGACGCGCGACGCCTGCAACGAGTCCCGGACCTCCTCCTGCAACTCGGCGCCATCCCGTCCCCGATCGATGTGAACTCGATGATCGGCCCTCAGACGGGCAAGTAA
- a CDS encoding ATP-binding protein, with translation MTDTGAAFDPAERDRAAEAAAGPAFDFSVCVTEPIHRLGGIQSYGALLAVADDGRVEVASSTTTRLLGRTPEELIGTPVADLLGEDGVAAVRQTLDAPTGDRGLLALRVPEDGPEFDVTVYRADGRLVLELEPATTHRPFRFSQFYPSVRTALTRLQHGRTVVDVCAAAVAEIRAITGYDRVVAYRFEGRAGPGEVIAEAIADGLEPWVGLWFPATDIPPQARRLYERNWIRVINDVDDATSALHPQALPGSSEPLDLSDSTLRTVSSFHLEYLRNIGVGSSMSVSLLHEGALWGLIACHGMAPRRLDPEVRAACEFFGVTLSLQLAALQEAETARARQETRTALSELVSTLETDPAQSLPGSGGLLAELVRSDAVVLRLDGVASTMAGEVAPAALAALWPALPDLTAGAVWASECLTEHAPALAQHADDLSGVLVLALGDGDLVAWTRRERRADRTWAADPAQPVQLGPHGERLTPRGSSAVYQAVVRGRSLPWTAADEAVAADLGRAMTTITLRQAAHLAGLNTQLRRANQDLDTFAHAAAHEMKEPLRGIAATVAFIGEDAGETLDATTLRRLETVESLANRMDELVNSLLHFAQLGQADLRREPVSLRTATTRALEIAGARLAENDVRPTLPDAGVTVDADPARLEEILVNLLVNAAKYARAGNPRTVEVGLRPADTDRAPAVFVRDNGIGIPEVHQQDVLRLFRRLHARDAYGGGHGAGLAIVDRIVQRHGGRLWLDSVPGEGTTVWFTLEADPGPQS, from the coding sequence ATGACCGACACCGGCGCGGCGTTCGACCCCGCCGAGCGCGACCGGGCGGCGGAAGCCGCGGCCGGACCGGCGTTCGACTTCTCCGTGTGCGTGACCGAGCCGATCCACCGGCTCGGCGGCATCCAGTCCTACGGCGCCCTGCTGGCCGTGGCCGACGACGGCCGCGTCGAGGTCGCCAGCTCCACCACCACCCGGCTGCTCGGCCGCACCCCCGAGGAGCTGATCGGCACGCCGGTCGCGGACCTGCTCGGCGAAGACGGCGTCGCCGCGGTCCGCCAGACCCTCGACGCCCCGACCGGCGACCGCGGCCTGCTCGCCCTGCGCGTCCCCGAGGACGGGCCGGAGTTCGACGTCACCGTCTACCGCGCCGACGGCCGGCTCGTCCTGGAACTGGAGCCCGCGACCACGCACCGGCCGTTCCGGTTCTCGCAGTTCTACCCCTCGGTGCGCACCGCACTGACCCGGCTGCAGCACGGCCGCACGGTGGTCGACGTCTGCGCGGCCGCCGTCGCCGAGATCCGCGCGATCACCGGCTACGACCGGGTCGTCGCCTACCGCTTCGAAGGCCGGGCCGGACCCGGCGAAGTGATCGCCGAGGCCATCGCGGACGGCCTGGAGCCGTGGGTCGGGCTGTGGTTCCCGGCCACCGACATCCCGCCCCAGGCGCGCCGGCTCTACGAACGCAACTGGATCCGGGTGATCAACGACGTCGACGACGCGACCTCCGCCCTCCACCCGCAGGCCCTGCCCGGCAGCAGCGAGCCGCTGGACCTGTCCGACTCGACGTTGCGCACCGTGTCGTCGTTCCACCTCGAGTACCTGCGCAACATCGGCGTGGGCTCGTCGATGTCGGTGTCCCTGCTGCACGAAGGCGCCCTGTGGGGCCTGATCGCCTGCCACGGCATGGCACCCCGGCGGCTGGATCCGGAAGTGCGCGCGGCGTGCGAGTTCTTCGGCGTCACCCTTTCGCTGCAGCTCGCGGCGCTGCAGGAGGCCGAGACGGCCCGTGCGCGCCAGGAGACTCGGACGGCGCTGTCCGAGCTGGTCAGCACGCTCGAGACGGATCCCGCGCAGTCCCTGCCCGGCAGCGGCGGGTTGCTCGCCGAGCTGGTCCGCTCCGACGCCGTCGTGCTCCGGCTCGACGGCGTCGCCTCGACCATGGCCGGCGAGGTCGCGCCGGCCGCGCTGGCGGCGTTGTGGCCGGCGCTGCCGGACCTCACCGCGGGTGCGGTCTGGGCCAGCGAGTGCCTGACCGAGCACGCGCCCGCGCTCGCCCAGCACGCCGACGACCTGAGCGGGGTGCTGGTGCTGGCCCTCGGTGACGGTGATCTGGTCGCCTGGACCCGGCGCGAACGCCGCGCCGACCGGACCTGGGCCGCCGACCCCGCCCAGCCGGTGCAGCTCGGCCCGCACGGCGAACGGCTCACCCCGCGCGGCTCGTCCGCCGTCTACCAGGCCGTGGTCCGCGGACGCAGCCTGCCGTGGACCGCCGCCGACGAGGCCGTCGCGGCGGACCTGGGCCGGGCCATGACCACGATCACCCTGCGGCAGGCAGCCCACCTCGCCGGGCTGAACACCCAGCTGCGGCGGGCCAACCAGGACCTCGACACCTTCGCCCACGCCGCGGCGCACGAGATGAAGGAACCGCTGCGCGGCATCGCCGCGACCGTCGCCTTCATCGGCGAGGACGCCGGCGAAACCCTCGACGCGACCACCCTGCGCCGGCTGGAGACCGTCGAAAGCCTGGCCAACCGGATGGACGAGCTCGTCAACTCCCTGCTGCACTTCGCCCAGCTCGGCCAGGCCGACCTGCGGCGGGAACCGGTCAGCCTGCGCACCGCGACCACCCGCGCACTGGAGATCGCCGGCGCCCGGCTGGCGGAAAACGACGTCCGGCCGACGTTGCCCGACGCCGGCGTCACGGTGGACGCCGATCCCGCCCGGCTCGAAGAGATCCTGGTCAACCTCCTGGTGAACGCGGCGAAGTACGCACGCGCCGGGAACCCACGCACGGTCGAAGTCGGGCTGCGCCCCGCGGACACCGACCGCGCGCCCGCGGTGTTCGTGCGGGACAACGGAATCGGCATCCCCGAGGTCCACCAGCAGGACGTCCTGCGCCTGTTCCGCCGCCTGCACGCCCGCGACGCCTACGGCGGCGGCCACGGCGCGGGCCTCGCGATCGTCGACCGCATCGTCCAGCGCCACGGCGGCCGTCTCTGGCTGGACTCGGTTCCCGGCGAAGGCACCACCGTGTGGTTCACCCTGGAAGCCGACCCCGGACCGCAGAGCTGA
- a CDS encoding STAS domain-containing protein, producing the protein MPFSSGLPVPGSPAFSIDTVDRGEVVIIHARGELDLAADPLLGASLALADAAAKPVVVDLTEVTFCGSCVLGQLLAAGRRITGDGRQLLVATSQYVVLRPLTLLQLDRDIKIMPDVETAVRRLTRSTAADATPETA; encoded by the coding sequence ATGCCCTTCTCGTCTGGACTACCCGTCCCCGGCAGTCCCGCGTTCAGCATCGACACCGTCGACCGCGGTGAAGTGGTGATCATCCACGCGCGCGGCGAGCTGGACCTGGCCGCGGACCCGCTGCTCGGCGCGAGCCTGGCGCTGGCCGATGCCGCGGCCAAACCGGTCGTGGTCGATCTGACCGAGGTGACGTTCTGCGGCTCGTGCGTCCTCGGGCAGCTGCTGGCCGCCGGACGGCGGATCACCGGCGACGGCCGGCAGCTGCTGGTGGCCACCAGCCAGTACGTGGTGCTGCGACCGTTGACCCTGCTGCAGCTGGACCGCGACATCAAGATCATGCCGGACGTCGAGACAGCCGTGCGCCGGCTCACCCGCTCCACCGCGGCGGACGCCACACCCGAGACGGCCTGA
- a CDS encoding MurR/RpiR family transcriptional regulator, producing MEPTLTKRIAQVREQLSAGGLRVVDFFAAHPAEASVFSAQEIARRAEVSDATVIRTVKQLGFGGLGELRRAAAAMLNPVRDPEQTLAEHLTRSDDSGRLLAKISLDAVELVRALPQSVPAETFEAAVGILAAASNTLVVGYGSALPVAESLSLGLRRISRTASATGLTGYNFADELSQLKPTSALVLVAPLRHVREHDVAISEALRIGCPIVLITEVLASHFADRVETVLVTPSTEKLLPSNLIAHLLLVDALLLAVSALDPERALDGWKTTNRLRTELVEGSLDVPLTPSIAAKFPLPGSASGTPPVG from the coding sequence ATGGAGCCGACCCTCACGAAACGCATCGCCCAGGTCCGGGAGCAGCTCAGCGCCGGCGGGCTCCGGGTGGTGGACTTCTTCGCCGCCCACCCCGCCGAAGCGTCGGTCTTCTCGGCCCAGGAGATCGCCCGCCGCGCGGAAGTCAGCGACGCGACGGTCATCCGGACGGTCAAGCAGCTGGGTTTCGGCGGCCTCGGCGAACTGCGCCGGGCGGCCGCGGCCATGCTCAACCCCGTCCGCGACCCCGAGCAGACCCTCGCCGAGCACCTGACCCGGTCGGACGACAGCGGCCGGCTCCTGGCCAAGATCAGCCTGGACGCCGTCGAGCTCGTGCGCGCCCTCCCCCAGTCCGTCCCGGCGGAGACGTTCGAAGCCGCGGTCGGCATCCTCGCCGCGGCGTCGAACACGCTGGTGGTCGGCTACGGATCCGCGCTCCCGGTGGCCGAATCACTCTCACTCGGCCTCCGGCGCATCAGCCGGACCGCCAGTGCGACCGGCCTGACGGGCTACAACTTCGCCGACGAGCTCAGCCAGCTCAAGCCGACGTCCGCTTTGGTGCTCGTCGCACCGTTGCGGCACGTGCGCGAGCACGACGTGGCGATCAGCGAAGCCCTCCGGATCGGCTGCCCGATCGTCCTGATCACCGAGGTGCTGGCCAGCCACTTCGCGGACCGCGTGGAGACCGTGCTCGTCACCCCGTCGACGGAGAAGTTGTTGCCCAGCAACCTCATCGCGCACCTGCTGCTGGTGGACGCCCTGCTGCTGGCGGTTTCGGCGCTCGACCCGGAGCGAGCACTGGACGGGTGGAAGACCACCAACCGGCTGCGCACCGAACTCGTCGAAGGCAGCCTCGACGTCCCGCTGACCCCGTCGATCGCCGCGAAGTTTCCGTTGCCGGGCAGCGCATCCGGCACTCCGCCGGTAGGGTGA
- a CDS encoding ANTAR domain-containing response regulator, with product MDENLLDERDAARRVDDVTTALDRLAGTFQEEEELPVVLQRVCQQVVHTVPDSELASITLLRDGTPYTATATGDSAYRIDQAQYDTGQGPCLEAARTGELQRVKVAEAAQRWPEFAAAAAESAVLGYLSAPLFIDHEYHGSLNLYDTGGNSFSTLDGALLELYTTAAEAALRSTRRHQTARETMEQLRAALTSRAVIDQAKGILMALHRIPSDDAFALLVKASQEQNVKLRDVAQDFVAAALAAPDRP from the coding sequence ATGGACGAGAACCTGCTTGACGAGCGGGACGCCGCACGGCGAGTGGACGACGTCACCACCGCACTGGACCGCCTGGCCGGCACCTTCCAAGAGGAAGAGGAACTGCCGGTCGTCCTGCAACGGGTATGCCAGCAAGTCGTACACACCGTTCCGGACTCGGAACTCGCCAGCATCACCCTGCTACGCGACGGCACCCCCTACACGGCGACAGCCACCGGCGACAGCGCGTACCGCATCGACCAAGCCCAGTACGACACCGGGCAAGGCCCCTGCCTCGAAGCCGCCCGGACCGGCGAACTCCAGCGGGTCAAAGTCGCCGAAGCGGCACAGCGGTGGCCCGAGTTCGCTGCGGCCGCGGCCGAATCCGCGGTGCTCGGCTACCTCTCCGCCCCTTTGTTCATCGACCACGAATACCACGGCTCGCTCAACCTGTACGACACCGGCGGAAACAGCTTCAGCACCCTCGACGGAGCCCTGCTGGAGCTCTACACCACCGCCGCCGAAGCGGCCCTGCGCAGCACCCGCCGGCACCAGACCGCCCGCGAAACGATGGAACAGCTGCGCGCCGCACTGACCTCCCGCGCGGTGATCGACCAGGCGAAGGGCATCCTGATGGCCCTGCACCGCATCCCTTCCGACGACGCCTTCGCCCTGCTCGTCAAGGCATCACAAGAACAGAACGTGAAGCTGCGCGACGTCGCCCAGGACTTCGTCGCCGCGGCCCTGGCCGCCCCGGACCGGCCCTGA
- a CDS encoding STAS domain-containing protein, which translates to MGTRGPSSNRSTTPGVAADVLRLRSAPELAGTDEAERAFAPALAVPPGTAVVLDLSAVTFLTPEAVVPLLALVERCAADGKALLIVASTYVRRKLVLLGLDSFVPLQPPGRRSP; encoded by the coding sequence ATGGGCACACGCGGCCCCTCGTCGAACCGGTCCACCACGCCCGGCGTCGCGGCGGACGTCCTCAGGCTCCGATCCGCACCCGAGCTGGCGGGCACCGACGAGGCGGAACGGGCTTTCGCGCCGGCGTTGGCCGTGCCGCCCGGCACCGCCGTCGTGCTGGACCTGTCGGCGGTGACGTTCCTGACGCCGGAAGCCGTGGTCCCGCTGCTGGCTCTCGTCGAACGGTGTGCCGCGGATGGCAAGGCCCTGCTGATCGTGGCTTCGACCTACGTGCGGCGGAAATTGGTCTTGCTGGGCCTGGATTCCTTCGTTCCCTTGCAGCCGCCCGGCCGACGATCTCCGTGA
- a CDS encoding response regulator, whose amino-acid sequence MTPDERLVLVVEDSAEDREAIQRALTRTHPELELEFAPDGDAAIARLTDPGPDRPGLLLLDLNLPGRDGYQVLADLRANPDLAGLTIIVFTSSTTSADIERCYALGADSYVYKPVNFHLFRTVLQGAVDYWQAGTG is encoded by the coding sequence ATGACCCCCGACGAGCGGCTCGTCCTGGTGGTCGAGGACAGCGCCGAAGACCGCGAAGCCATCCAGCGCGCGCTGACCCGCACCCACCCGGAGCTGGAACTGGAGTTCGCCCCGGACGGCGACGCGGCGATCGCGCGTCTCACCGACCCCGGCCCCGACCGGCCCGGGCTCCTGTTGCTGGACCTCAACCTGCCGGGCCGCGACGGCTACCAGGTCCTGGCCGACCTGCGCGCGAACCCGGACCTGGCCGGGCTGACGATCATCGTCTTCACGTCGTCGACCACGTCGGCCGACATCGAACGCTGCTACGCCCTCGGGGCGGACAGCTACGTCTACAAGCCGGTCAACTTCCACCTCTTCCGGACCGTCCTGCAGGGCGCGGTCGACTACTGGCAGGCCGGTACGGGCTGA
- a CDS encoding PP2C family protein-serine/threonine phosphatase codes for MSTTPHDPWTARLHALWRAAFEAVTTRGLSDELYSGLLTLPAVRAVLGARLAADGIASVTRWADHDGLRTQPAGLVADVWAWRAGRSPAGVPVVGEHSLAEVAEAAPALAERLRAAGATEFLVLDFGVAAGERGLLGLGTSAGLPADTSVVAALHQVAEVVVATDQHASQLRELDDLQAQDAILAEASLQMGASLDIDDTLRAVVRIAVPGLADGAAIHVHRDGRMVPIALAHVDAHREPTLAASLRAGQWAGEQVVRGTDPASWDEHPRPSGLPEEARLPQMTISVLRAHGRDVGLLTFFHREGSRRRPDRTFLRNLAGRAALAIDNATLYERRRRDVLSLQQHLLPAVLPDVPGLEFAATYNVADHSLEVGGDFYGLVPQPDGRATALIGDVCGRGAPAAALTGLARHTLETALEEGSSAEHALVGLNAKLLRHDVSRFLTLATATFEPAEPSGVGLTLLTAGHPPPLVLRRDGTVGQPPCSGRLVGVLPELRLRAATERLTPGDTLVLYTDGLTEARDDAGRFFEADLAPTLAGLRGLPLPELLEALVTGGGRFQVGDDAAVLAIRHTGAAA; via the coding sequence GTGTCCACCACCCCCCACGACCCGTGGACGGCCCGGCTGCACGCCCTGTGGCGGGCCGCGTTCGAGGCCGTGACCACCAGGGGCCTGTCCGACGAGCTCTACTCGGGCCTGCTCACGCTGCCGGCGGTCCGCGCGGTGCTCGGGGCCCGCCTGGCCGCCGACGGGATCGCGTCGGTGACGCGCTGGGCCGACCACGACGGGCTTCGCACCCAGCCCGCCGGCCTGGTGGCGGACGTGTGGGCCTGGCGGGCGGGCCGGTCGCCGGCCGGAGTGCCGGTCGTCGGGGAGCACTCACTCGCCGAGGTGGCCGAGGCCGCCCCGGCGTTGGCCGAGCGGCTGCGGGCGGCCGGGGCGACGGAGTTCCTGGTCCTGGACTTCGGGGTCGCGGCGGGGGAGCGGGGCCTGCTGGGGCTGGGCACGTCCGCTGGCCTGCCCGCGGACACGTCCGTCGTCGCCGCGCTGCACCAGGTCGCCGAGGTCGTCGTGGCCACCGACCAGCACGCCAGCCAGCTGCGCGAGCTGGACGACCTGCAGGCCCAGGACGCGATCCTCGCCGAAGCGTCGCTGCAGATGGGCGCCTCCCTCGACATCGACGACACGCTGCGTGCCGTGGTCCGGATCGCGGTGCCCGGCCTCGCCGACGGCGCGGCGATCCACGTCCACCGCGACGGGCGGATGGTGCCGATCGCCCTCGCCCACGTCGACGCCCACCGCGAGCCGACCCTGGCCGCGTCCCTGCGGGCCGGGCAGTGGGCGGGCGAGCAGGTCGTCCGGGGCACGGACCCGGCGTCCTGGGACGAGCACCCGCGACCCTCGGGCCTGCCGGAGGAGGCCAGGCTGCCGCAGATGACGATCAGCGTGCTGCGGGCCCACGGCCGCGACGTCGGCCTGCTGACGTTCTTCCACCGCGAAGGCTCGCGGCGCCGCCCCGATCGGACCTTCCTGCGCAACCTGGCCGGGCGGGCGGCCTTGGCGATCGACAACGCCACGCTCTACGAGCGGCGGCGCCGTGACGTCCTTTCCCTGCAGCAGCACCTGCTGCCCGCGGTGCTGCCGGACGTGCCGGGACTGGAGTTCGCCGCCACCTACAACGTCGCCGACCACAGTCTGGAGGTCGGCGGCGACTTCTACGGCCTGGTCCCGCAGCCCGACGGCCGCGCCACCGCGCTGATCGGGGACGTCTGCGGCCGCGGGGCGCCCGCGGCCGCGCTGACCGGCCTGGCCCGCCACACCCTGGAGACGGCGCTGGAGGAGGGCAGTTCCGCCGAGCACGCGCTGGTGGGGCTCAACGCGAAGCTGCTGCGCCACGACGTCAGCCGGTTCCTCACCCTCGCGACGGCGACCTTCGAGCCCGCGGAGCCGTCCGGCGTCGGGCTGACCCTGCTCACCGCCGGGCACCCACCACCGCTGGTGCTGCGGCGGGACGGGACCGTGGGGCAGCCGCCGTGCTCGGGACGGCTGGTCGGCGTCCTGCCGGAGCTGCGGCTGCGGGCGGCGACCGAGCGGCTCACCCCGGGGGACACGCTGGTGCTCTACACCGACGGGCTCACCGAGGCCCGGGACGACGCGGGCCGGTTCTTCGAGGCGGACCTCGCGCCGACGCTGGCCGGGCTGCGCGGCCTGCCGCTGCCGGAGCTGCTCGAAGCCCTCGTCACCGGCGGCGGCCGGTTCCAGGTCGGCGACGACGCCGCGGTCCTGGCGATCCGGCACACGGGAGCGGCGGCATGA
- a CDS encoding EF-hand domain-containing protein, which produces MSQDLLERKWSNFFRHFDADGNGFIEHEDFVQRGAQVAAAFGYATETPAAQAVTSGFQRVWESLVGNLDTDGDGRVSREEFTGGMTVFADEDRYQDLFQPAIDALLAMGDADGDGQLSRPEWVRLQVGYGTPETDAEYTFGLLDTDGSGYLSRDEISAATRQYFTSTDAEAPGNSLYGPLA; this is translated from the coding sequence ATGTCCCAGGACCTCCTCGAGCGCAAGTGGTCGAACTTCTTCCGGCACTTCGACGCCGACGGCAACGGCTTCATCGAGCACGAGGACTTCGTACAGCGTGGCGCGCAGGTGGCCGCGGCGTTCGGGTACGCCACCGAGACGCCCGCGGCGCAGGCCGTCACCTCGGGCTTCCAGCGGGTCTGGGAATCCTTGGTGGGCAACCTCGACACCGATGGCGACGGGCGGGTGTCGCGCGAGGAGTTCACCGGCGGCATGACGGTGTTCGCCGACGAGGACCGCTACCAGGACCTGTTCCAGCCGGCGATCGACGCCCTGCTGGCGATGGGTGACGCCGACGGCGACGGGCAGCTGAGCCGGCCGGAGTGGGTGCGCCTGCAGGTCGGCTACGGCACCCCGGAGACCGATGCGGAGTACACGTTCGGCCTGCTCGACACCGACGGCAGCGGTTACCTCTCGCGCGACGAGATCTCGGCCGCCACCCGGCAGTACTTCACCAGCACCGACGCCGAGGCGCCGGGCAACAGCCTGTACGGCCCGCTCGCCTGA